CAGAGGGCCATAGGCACGTGCGGGTGCGTCGTGCCGATTGATTTACGCTTTTCCGCCCGTGATTCAAGTGAATTTTTTGGGACGGAAATGGGGCGGAGTCAGGCTGCCTCCACAGCTTCCGGTTCGAAAAGCGGGAAGCGTGCGGCGATGGTGTCGCCGGTCGGCGTCGCCACCCAGCCGTCGGGCCGGCTGAAGAAGCGGATGGTGGTGAAGCGCGGCCGCGGCCCCATGTCGAACCAGTGCGGCGTGCCGGCGGGAATGCTCAGCAGGTCCCCCGCCTCGCACATCACGCGGAAGACCCGCTGGTCAAGATGGATGTAGAAGGCGCCGGCGCCCTCCACGAAGAAGCGCGCCTCGTCCTCGTCATGGGTGTGTTCGTACAGGAACTTTGCGCGCAGGGCCTCGACGCCGTCGGTCTTGGGAGTGACGCGAACCACGTCCACGGTGCAGAAGCGGCGGCCCACCTTCAGCCGGTCGATGGACGCGGCATAGGCCCGCTGCACGGCGTCGCCATCGGCGGAGGCGGGCAGGGGGGCGTCGGCGGTCCAGCGTTCGTACAGGATGCCGATATGGGCCAGATGGCCCGCCATCAGCGCCGGTTCGGAGGTGCGGAGTTCCGGCCGGCGGGCATCGCTTTCCAGATAGACGGTCAGGTTACTCAACGCGCGCCCTCCTGCCGATCGAACCCCTACAGCCTGAGGCGCGGGAAAGCGCAACGCAATAAGGCGAATCGCTGGCGCGACCGTTCGCCGCGCCATCAGCGGCTGCGCTGCAACCCGGCCGTCACACCGACCGCGATCAGGATCAGCAGCCCGACGAAGGCGGCGACCCCGGTCCAGCCGAAGCCGTGCCAGAACAGCCCGCCCAGCGTTCCGGCGACCGTGGACCCCAGATAGTAGCAGAACAGATAGATCGACGAGGCCTGCCCGCGCGCCACCGCCGCCCGCCGGCCGATCCAGGCCGAGACGATGGAATGGGCACCGAAGAAGGCGAAGGTGAACAGTGCGATGCCGGGGGCGATGGCGAACAGGCTGTCGATCTCCATCATTGCCAGTCCGGCGACCATCAGCGCCACCGCCGCCGCCAGCGTGCGGTTCGATCCGAATCGACCCGACCAGCCGCCGAACAGAGGTGAGCTGAC
The Azospirillum sp. TSA2s DNA segment above includes these coding regions:
- a CDS encoding acireductone dioxygenase; the encoded protein is MSNLTVYLESDARRPELRTSEPALMAGHLAHIGILYERWTADAPLPASADGDAVQRAYAASIDRLKVGRRFCTVDVVRVTPKTDGVEALRAKFLYEHTHDEDEARFFVEGAGAFYIHLDQRVFRVMCEAGDLLSIPAGTPHWFDMGPRPRFTTIRFFSRPDGWVATPTGDTIAARFPLFEPEAVEAA